The following is a genomic window from Vicinamibacteria bacterium.
GACCACGAGGTGAGCGTCGATACCGCTGTGGACGTACCCCCGCGACTCCACCCGGGAGACGATACCCGCGGTGGAGGAGACGTCGTGCCCGCCCAGGGGGAACCCGTAAGTTAGGACCCGGCTCCCCGAGCGGGGCACGTCCCCGAGGGCGAGGGGCCGCATGCCGGCCGTGAAGGCGGGGTCCCCCACCCTCAGCACGGCCAAGTCGCAGTCGTTGCCCACTGCCTCCACGGTGGCAACGTAGGGATCGGCCTGTTCGGGGCGCCGGACCAGAATCTGCCGCGCGTCGCTCACCACATGGGCGTTGGTCACGATGCGCCCGCCCTCGATCAGGAAGCCGCTGCCGAGCGCGGTCTCCACCGGCTCCATGCGCCAGGGCAGGCTCCAGTCGTAGCGGGAGCGGTATTCCTGGAGCAGGACCACGGAGTTGCTGACGCTCGGCTCCGGGATGGCGGCGGCGGCGAGGAGGAGGCCGGCCAGGATCACAACCGCAGCATAGCCCGCCCAGGTTGGGGGGCGCAAGATCGCGGGTGGGGGGTGGTCCCGGGCTACCCGGCGCTCAGGGCGGGAAGGATATAGAGCTCGGCCCCGTCTCCGAGGGGCGTGCGGAGGCCGCCGGTGTGGATGATGCTCTGGCGGCCCACGAACACGTTCACCTGGGACTGCACCTGGCCCTGCTCGTTCATGACCCGGTCCCGCACCCCGGGGTGGAGGGCGGCGAGAGCCAGGAGCGCCTCGCCCACGGTGGCGGGCGTGGCCTCGAGCGCGACCATGCTCCTCCCTCCGGTGACATCACAGAGGTAGCCGGGAACGTGCACGGTGATCGGCATCAGCTCCTCCTCGCGCGGCGAGGGAGGATCCGACTCCCCGTCCGCTCCGCGGGGGGCACGCGTCCCCGCTCAACGAAGGCTCCCCTCAGCGCTCCCACCGAAGACAACAAGTCGTCCTCCCTGACCGTGAGATGGCGGGGACCAACCACGGCCGGACTCCGCGAAATCAGCGTCCGTGCGGAATGTGAAGCCAGGAGCCTACCACGAAGGCCGACACCCGACGCAAGACTTTTTGTGCTTGCTCTCTCCTCCGGCGGCGGTCGCGGCGGCATCCCTGGTTGTTAGCCTCGGGAGTCCTCATTGGAGTCACCAGGTTTGGTAAAGAGCGCCCCATGCAAGCTGACCCCGTACCCCTGCCGGCCGCACGATTGACATTGGGCGCGCGGTGCGGGAAGGTGTGCCGGCGGTCAGGTGCCTCTCTCCGCGAACCCCGCGCCCCCATGAAAGAAGGCCTTCTCGCCCTGCTTCTGCTGTCCGCTCCCGCCCGGGTGGTGGAGCCCCCCGCGCGCGTCGCCTCCCTGAACCTGACCGCCGACGAGATCCTGGTCGAGCTCCTTCCCCCCGGCCGTCTGGTCGCGGTGACTGCCTGGGCCGACGACCCCCACATGTCCAACGTGGCCGGGCGCGTCCCGTCCTCCGCCTACAGATTCCAGAAAACCGACTTGGAGCGTCTGGTGGCGCTGTCCCCCGACCTCGTGGTGGTGTCGGAATACACCGACGCCGACTTCCTCCACCTGCTGGAGACCTCGGGCCTCCGCCACCACCGCATGACGGGGCTCAACTCGCTTTCCGGCTACCGCGCCGCCCTCCTCGAGCTTGGGCGGGTGGTGGGTGCATCCGAGGCCGCGGCCCGGCTCGCCGCCCGCTATGACGCGGTGTTGGCGGAGCTCTCTCACCGGCTCTCGGGTGCGGTGCCTCCCCGCGTGCTTTACTGGGCGGATCCCCACACTGCGGGGGAGGGGACGGCATTCGACGCCCTTATCGAGGCGGGGGGCGGGAGGAACGTGGGGCGGGAGCTCGGCGTCAAAGGTATCATGCCCATCGGCGCGGAGCGCGCGTTTCTGGCCGACCCCGACGTGATCCTCGTCGGGACCTGGGAGGGTGCGGCATCGTCGCTCAAAGAGCATCCCCTCCTCTCCCGGATGCGGGCGGTGAAGGAGGGACGCATCGTTGAGATGCCGAACGAGCTGCTCGTGACCCTCAGCCACCACGCGGCCGAGGCCTGCTGGTATCTCGGCCACGCCCTGCACCCGGACCGCGTGCCGCGGGCCCGTCCGTGAGCGAGCCGGGTCGGCGGCGCCTGGCCTTCGTGGTGCTGGGCGCCCTGCTGCCTTTGACCATGCTCGTGGCCGTCGCCGCCGGCAGCGTGTCGCTGCCCCTGAGTTCCATCCTCGGCCTCCGCCCTCTGACCCCGGCGGGCGAGGCCATACTCTGGTCGGTGCGCTTGCCCCGCGTCCTCATCGCCGCCCTCGTGGGGGGCGGCCTGGCCGTGGTGGGGACCGCCTTACAGTCGCTCTTCCGCAATCCGATGGCGGATTCGGGTCTGCTCGGCGTGGGCTCGGGCGCGGCCTTGGGGGCCGTGCTCGCGGTGAATCTGGGATGGGCCCATCAGATCTTCTTGGCCGTGCCCCTCTCCGCCTTCGCGGGGGCCATGGCCGCGGTGGTGGTGGTCTACGCGCTGGCCCACCTTGGGGGCCGCCCCTCGTTGCACGGGCTCCTCCTGACCGGGCTCGCCGTCTCCGCCCTGGCCGCGGCGGGGACGTCGATGCTCCTCGTGGCCACCGAAGAGTTCCGCGTGCGGACCGTTCTCTTTTGGCTGGCGGGCGGCTTGGAGGGGCGTACCTGGGAGCACCTCCGGTTGGGGGTGGGCTTCATCCTGACCGGCTGCGCGCTCCTTATGATCCTCGCCCGGCCCCTGGACGTGCTCTCGCTCGGTGAAGACGAGGCGGCGTCCCTCGCCCTCCCCGTCCACGCCACGCGCATGGTCGTCTTCTGCCTGGCCTCTCTGATCGCAGGGCCCGCCACGGCTCTCGCGGGCTCGGTGCCCTTCGTGGGCCTGGTCGCCCCTCATGCCTTGCGTCCGCTCGTCGGGCCCTTGGCCCGCCATCTCCTCCCCGCCGCCTTCCTGGCCGGAGCTATCCTGGTGGTGGTGGC
Proteins encoded in this region:
- a CDS encoding ABC transporter substrate-binding protein, producing MKEGLLALLLLSAPARVVEPPARVASLNLTADEILVELLPPGRLVAVTAWADDPHMSNVAGRVPSSAYRFQKTDLERLVALSPDLVVVSEYTDADFLHLLETSGLRHHRMTGLNSLSGYRAALLELGRVVGASEAAARLAARYDAVLAELSHRLSGAVPPRVLYWADPHTAGEGTAFDALIEAGGGRNVGRELGVKGIMPIGAERAFLADPDVILVGTWEGAASSLKEHPLLSRMRAVKEGRIVEMPNELLVTLSHHAAEACWYLGHALHPDRVPRARP
- a CDS encoding iron ABC transporter permease, with the translated sequence MSEPGRRRLAFVVLGALLPLTMLVAVAAGSVSLPLSSILGLRPLTPAGEAILWSVRLPRVLIAALVGGGLAVVGTALQSLFRNPMADSGLLGVGSGAALGAVLAVNLGWAHQIFLAVPLSAFAGAMAAVVVVYALAHLGGRPSLHGLLLTGLAVSALAAAGTSMLLVATEEFRVRTVLFWLAGGLEGRTWEHLRLGVGFILTGCALLMILARPLDVLSLGEDEAASLALPVHATRMVVFCLASLIAGPATALAGSVPFVGLVAPHALRPLVGPLARHLLPAAFLAGAILVVVADLGARTISDRLDLPLGSLTALVGAPYFLLALRGQEGRA
- a CDS encoding MoaD/ThiS family protein; amino-acid sequence: MPITVHVPGYLCDVTGGRSMVALEATPATVGEALLALAALHPGVRDRVMNEQGQVQSQVNVFVGRQSIIHTGGLRTPLGDGAELYILPALSAG